In Hirundo rustica isolate bHirRus1 chromosome 4, bHirRus1.pri.v3, whole genome shotgun sequence, a genomic segment contains:
- the TSPAN12 gene encoding tetraspanin-12 isoform X1, whose amino-acid sequence MAREDSVKCLRCLLYALNLLFWLMSISILGVSAWLRDYLNNVLTLTAETRVEEAVILTYFPVVHPVMIAVCCFLIIVGMLGYCGTVKRNLLLLIWYFGSLLVIFCVELACGVWTYEQEITVPVQWSDMITLKARMTNYGLPRYQWLTHAWNFFQREFKCCGVVYFTDWLEMTELDWPPDSCCVREFPGCSKQAHHEDLSDLYQEGCGKKMYTFLRGTKQLQVLRFLGISIGVTQILAMILTITLLWALYYDRRDPRADQIMALKSDTSQELSCHSMELLKPSLTRIFEHTSVANSFNTHFEMEEL is encoded by the exons ATGGCCAGGGAGGACTCGGTGAAGTGCCTGCGCTGCCTGCTCTACGCCCTCAACCTGCTCTTCTGG ttgaTGTCCATCAGCATATTAGGTGTTTCTGCTTGGCTGAGAGACTACCTGAATAATGTTCTCACTTTAACTGCAGAAACAAG GGTGGAGGAGGCTGTCATTTTGACGTACTTTCCTGTGGTCCACCCAGTTATGATTGCAGTCTGCTGTTTCCTCATCATAGTTGGAATGCTGGGATACTGTGGAACAGTGAAAAGAAATCTGTTACTTCTTATCTGG tattttggAAGCTTGCTTGTAATATTCTGCGTTGAACTGGCCTGTGGTGTTTGGACCTATGAGCAGGAAATAACG GTTCCAGTGCAGTGGTCGGATATGATCACACTGAAAGCCAGGATGACCAATTATGGCCTACCTAGGTACCAGTGGCTGACCCATGCTTGGAATTTCTTCCAGAGAGAG TTTAAATGTTGTGGCGTGGTGTACTTCACAGACTGGCTGGAAATGACAGAATTGGACTGGCCACCTGACTCCTGTTGTGTCAGAGAGTTCCCAGGGTGCTCTAAGCAGGCACATCATGAGGATCTCAGTGACCTTTATCAGGAg ggaTGTGGTAAAAAAATGTACACATTTTTGAGGGGGACGAAGCAATTGCAAGTGCTGAGATTTCTAGGAATCTCCATTGGAGTAACGCAGATCCTGGCTATGATCCTCACTATTACTTTGCTGTGGGCTCTCTACTATGACAGAAGGGATCCCAGAGCAGATCAGATCATGGCACTGAAGAGTGATACCTCGCAGGAGCTGTCATGTCATTCCATGGAGCTGCTGAAACCAAGCCTGACCAGGATCTTTGAACATACATCCGTGGCAAACAGCTTTAATACACATTTTGAAATGGAAGAGCTGTAA
- the TSPAN12 gene encoding tetraspanin-12 isoform X2 has protein sequence MAREDSVKCLRCLLYALNLLFWLMSISILGVSAWLRDYLNNVLTLTAETRVEEAVILTYFPVVHPVMIAVCCFLIIVGMLGYCGTVKRNLLLLIWVPVQWSDMITLKARMTNYGLPRYQWLTHAWNFFQREFKCCGVVYFTDWLEMTELDWPPDSCCVREFPGCSKQAHHEDLSDLYQEGCGKKMYTFLRGTKQLQVLRFLGISIGVTQILAMILTITLLWALYYDRRDPRADQIMALKSDTSQELSCHSMELLKPSLTRIFEHTSVANSFNTHFEMEEL, from the exons ATGGCCAGGGAGGACTCGGTGAAGTGCCTGCGCTGCCTGCTCTACGCCCTCAACCTGCTCTTCTGG ttgaTGTCCATCAGCATATTAGGTGTTTCTGCTTGGCTGAGAGACTACCTGAATAATGTTCTCACTTTAACTGCAGAAACAAG GGTGGAGGAGGCTGTCATTTTGACGTACTTTCCTGTGGTCCACCCAGTTATGATTGCAGTCTGCTGTTTCCTCATCATAGTTGGAATGCTGGGATACTGTGGAACAGTGAAAAGAAATCTGTTACTTCTTATCTGG GTTCCAGTGCAGTGGTCGGATATGATCACACTGAAAGCCAGGATGACCAATTATGGCCTACCTAGGTACCAGTGGCTGACCCATGCTTGGAATTTCTTCCAGAGAGAG TTTAAATGTTGTGGCGTGGTGTACTTCACAGACTGGCTGGAAATGACAGAATTGGACTGGCCACCTGACTCCTGTTGTGTCAGAGAGTTCCCAGGGTGCTCTAAGCAGGCACATCATGAGGATCTCAGTGACCTTTATCAGGAg ggaTGTGGTAAAAAAATGTACACATTTTTGAGGGGGACGAAGCAATTGCAAGTGCTGAGATTTCTAGGAATCTCCATTGGAGTAACGCAGATCCTGGCTATGATCCTCACTATTACTTTGCTGTGGGCTCTCTACTATGACAGAAGGGATCCCAGAGCAGATCAGATCATGGCACTGAAGAGTGATACCTCGCAGGAGCTGTCATGTCATTCCATGGAGCTGCTGAAACCAAGCCTGACCAGGATCTTTGAACATACATCCGTGGCAAACAGCTTTAATACACATTTTGAAATGGAAGAGCTGTAA